Proteins from one Juglans microcarpa x Juglans regia isolate MS1-56 chromosome 1S, Jm3101_v1.0, whole genome shotgun sequence genomic window:
- the LOC121246348 gene encoding protein-tyrosine-phosphatase MKP1 — MVGKEDASSNSRAPCQASSNHRMFIRSASWSSSRAASQNPDAEAKDCGDPNGNVGNNNGQNRRFPVPLTPRSHQNFKARSCLPPLQPLAIARRSLDEWPKAGSDDIGEWPGPPTPSGRGSGDRLKLDLSSIQRNPDRNGGLVKRDKIAFFDKECSKVAEHIYLGGDAVARDRDILKQNGITHVLNCVGFVCPEYFKADLVYRTLWLQDSPSEDITSILYDVFDYFEDVREQDGRVFVHCCQGVSRSTSLVIAYLMWREGQSFDDAFQYVKAARGIADPNMGFACQLLQCQKRVHAFPLSPSSLLRMYRMAPHSPYDPLHLVPKMLNDPSPSALDSRGAFIVHIPSAVYIWIGKNCEAIMEKDARGAVCQIVRYERVQGSVRMIKEGEEPAHFWDAFKHLLPLMEKPGNGAEVGQSTVTIFPGDRKVVPYNVDFEIFQKAIRGGFVPPFASSENEHETQLPARESSWSVLRRKFASGDMKEFVTAPKLYLSRVYSDSRMIGHSSTKLSSPSSSLSSSSSSSSSASSPSHLSPNSISSDLSTNSKHLSESSLDSPSAASCSLLASSTLSNFSNLSLLSFKTSDGPEVVGVNFLSQPCSKSTSAQSKIYSPSLAERRGSLSKSLKLPLMADNSKVIYTPSCYLADQEDGVRINNTCPPCELDRIEDVLESKDIAQSGEGNLTQFWRNNPLANFLGSSVSNGIEESGSAPSKLMQPLVCRWPSLEKIATFGASDVNSKDAFAIFSPGLGKNENRILYFWVGRSFDYDVSRTRLESDRELDNSKELDWNQIGRDALTQMGLPKDTTIKIVKENEEPIEFLSFLSSL; from the exons ATGGTGGGTAAAGAGGATGCCTCCAGTAATTCTCGGGCTCCTTGTCAAGCTTCCAGCAACCATAGGATGTTTATACGCTCAGCGTCATGGTCCTCTTCCCGTGCCGCCTCTCAAAACCCAGATGCTGAAGCAAAAGATTGTGGGGATCCAAATGGTAATGTAGGAAACAATAATGGGCAAAATCGTCGGTTCCCTGTTCCATTAACCCCTCGTTCCCATCAGAATTTCAAGGCTCGGTCGTGTTTGCCCCCGCTACAGCCATTGGCTATTGCTCGCCGGAGCTTGGATGAGTGGCCGAAGGCAGGGTCAGACGATATTGGCGAGTGGCCTGGACCGCCTACACCGAGTGGGAGAGGAAGTGGGGATAGATTAAAGCTTGATTTGTCATCAATTCAGCGAAACCCAGATAGGAATGGTGGGCTTGTGAAGAGGGATAAGATTGCTTTCTTTGATAAGGAATGTTCAAAAGTGGCTGAACACATATATCTTGGTGGGGATGCGGTTGCAAGAGATAGAGATATACTAAAACAGAATGGGATTACGCATGTTTTGAATTGTGTAGGTTTTGTTTGTCCCGAGTATTTCAAAGCCGATCTTGTGTACAGAACTTTGTGGTTGCAGGACAGCCCGTCAGAGGATATTACTAGTATTCTATATGATGTTTTTGACTACTTTGAAGATGTTAGAGAACAAGATGGAAGGGTTTTTGTTCACTGTTGCCAAGGGGTGTCTAGGTCTACATCCTTGGTGATTGCATACCTAATGTGGAGAGAAGGGCAGAGTTTTGATGATGCCTTTCAGTATGTCAAGGCGGCGAGGGGTATTGCGGATCCAAATATGGGTTTTGCTTGCCAGTTGTTGCAGTGCCAAAAGAGAGTGCATGCATTCCCTCTTAGCCCGAGTTCTTTATTGAGAATGTATAGGATGGCCCCACACTCACCATATGATCCTTTGCATCTTGTCCCAAAAATGTTGAACGATCCTTCTCCTTCTGCACTGGATTCTAGGGGCGCATTTATTGTTCATATACCTTCTGCAGTATATATTTGGATTGGCAAGAACTGTGAAGCCATAATGGAAAAGGATGCTAGAGGGGCTGTTTGTCAGATTGTCCGGTATGAGAGAGTGCAAGGTTCGGTAAGGATGATCAAGGAAGGAGAGGAACCGGCTCATTTCTGGGATGCTTTTAAGCACCTCTTACCTTTGATGGAGAAACCCGGCAATGGTGCAGAGGTTGGGCAATCAACTGTCACGATTTTCCCAGGTGACAGGAAAGTAGTCCCATATAATGTCGATTTTGAGATTTTCCAGAAAGCTATTAGGGGGGGCTTTGTGCCTCCATTTGCGTCGTCTGAGAATGAACATGAAACCCAACTTCCTGCTAGAGAAAGCAGTTGGAGTGTACTAAGGCGTAAGTTTGCATCTGGCGACATGAAGGAGTTTGTGACAGCTCCCAAATTGTACCTCTCCAGGGTCTACTCAGATTCTAGGATGATAGGACATTCATCAACAAAATTGTCATCACCTTCGTCATCATTATCGTCTTCATCCTCGTCATCATCTTCTGCTTCTTCACCTTCGCATCTCTCTCCAAATTCCATCTCTTCGGATTTGAGCACTAATTCGAAGCATCTGTCAGAGTCCTCTCTGGATTCTCCTTCTGCCGCTTCATGTTCTCTTCTAGCATCTTCAACGCTGTCTAACTTTTCCAACTTGTCTCTCTTGTCGTTCAAAACTTCTGATGGCCCTGAAGTTGTCGGTGTCAATTTTCTTTCACAGCCATGTTCAAAATCCACTTCTGCTcaatctaaaatatattcaCCTTCCCTTGCTGAGCGCAGGGGTAGCTTATCAAAATCTCTGAAACTGCCATTGATGGCTGATAATTCGAAGGTGATATATACTCCCTCATGTTATCTTGCTGATCAAGAAGATGGCGTCAGGATAAACAATACCTGCCCTCCATGTGAACTGGATAGGATAGAAGATGTTTTAGAGTCCAAGGATATAGCTCAAAGTGGGGAGGGAAATTTAACTCAGTTCTGGAGAAATAATCCTCTGGCAAATTTCCTGGGGTCTTCTGTCTCAAATGGGATAGAGGAAAGTGGTTCAGCACCTAGTAAGCTTATGCAACCTTTAGTATGTCGGTGGCCCAGTTTAGAGAAGATTGCAACATTTGGTGCAAGTGATGTGAATTCTAAAGATGCTTTCGCTATTTTCTCTCCAGGTTTAGGCAAAAATGAgaatagaatattatatttttgggtaGGAAGGTCTTTTGATTATGATGTAAGTCGGACTCGATTGGAAAGTGACAGAGAGTTAGATAATTCAAAAGAGCTTGACTGGAATCAAATTGGTCGAGATGCTCTTACCCAAATGGGTCTTCCGAAAGACACCACTATCAAG ATtgttaaagaaaatgaagagccGATAGAGTTTCTTTCATTTCTGAGTTCATTGTAG
- the LOC121246350 gene encoding LOW QUALITY PROTEIN: beta-hexosaminidase 1 (The sequence of the model RefSeq protein was modified relative to this genomic sequence to represent the inferred CDS: inserted 1 base in 1 codon): MLVDLFKSLFLILALAPCLYRNLVLGSVPEINGSLTYLWPLPSEFTFGNDTLSVDPSLSLTFGGKGGNSGILSAAFDRYRAIVFKHSDVFSIFSRFRGRRSVYDISELNVIVHSDSEELQLGVDESYSLFIAKNDGQSIIGXATIEANTVYGALRGLETFSQLCAFDYGTKSVQIYKAPWYILDKPRFPYRGLLLDTSRHFLPVDVIKQIIESMSYTKLNVLHWHIIDEQSFPLEVPTYPNLWQGSYTKWERYTVEDAYEIVNFAKIRGINVMAEVDIPGHAESWGAGYPDLWPSPSCREPLDVTKNFSFDVISGILTDMRKIFPFELFHLGGDEVNTDCWSSTPHVKQWLQDRNMTTKDAYQYFVLKAQEIAISKSWTPVNWEETFNTFAANLNPQTVVHNWLGPGVCPKAVAKGFRCIFSNQGVWYLDHLDVPWDRVYTAEPLEGINDVHKQELVLGGEVCMWGETADTSVVQQTIWPRAAAAAERLWSRREAISTGNINSTALPRLQYFRCLLNRRGVQAAPITNKYARTPPIGPGSCYDQ; this comes from the exons ATGCTTGTCGATCTCTTCAAGTCCCTCTTCCTTATTCTCGCACTTGCACCCTGTCTTTACAGAAACCTAGTACTCGGTTCCGTCCCAGAAATCAATGGCTCTCTCACCTACCTCTGGCCTCTGCCCTCAGAGTTCACCTTCGGTAACGACACGCTCTCCGTTGACCCCAGCCTCTCGCTCACCTTCGGCGGAAAAGGTGGCAACTCCGGTATACTCAGTGCGGCGTTTGACAGATACAGAGCGATTGTGTTCAAACACAGCGATGTGTTTTCTATATTTAGTAGATTCAGGGGAAGGAGATCCGTGTACGATATTAGCGAGTTGAACGTCATTGTTCACTCTGATAGCGAAGAA CTTCAACTCGGCGTAGATGAGAGCTATTCTTTGTTTATTGCGAAGAATGACGGGCAGTCGATTATTG GGGCAACGATTGAG GCAAATACTGTTTATGGCGCCTTGCGAGGATTAGAG ACTTTCAGCCAATTATGTGCTTTTGATTATGGAACTAAGTCAGTACAAATATACAAGGCTCCTTGGTACATCCTAGACAAACCGAGATTTCCATATCGCGGGCTTCTTCTGG ATACTTCGAGGCACTTTTTACCGGTTGACGTGATTAAGCAGATAATTGAATCTATGTCCTATACTAAACTT AATGTCCTTCATTGGCACATCATAGACGAGCAGTCATTTCCTCTTGAAGTACCCACCTATCCAAATTTGTGGCAAGGTTCATATACCAAGTGGGAACGTTACACAGTTGAGGATGCATACGAGATTGTGAA CTTTGCCAAAATAAGAG GTATCAATGTCATGGCAGAAGTGGATATCCCTGGTCATGCAGAATCATG GGGTGCTGGATATCCTGATCTCTGGCCTTCTCCTTCATGTAGAGAGCCTCTTGATGTGACAAAAAACTTCAGTTTTGATGTTATCTCTGGTATTCTGACAG ATATGAGAAAAATTTTCCCCTTTGAGCTCTTCCATTTGGGTGGTGATGAAGTTAATACAG ATTGCTGGAGCTCTACTCCACATGTTAAACAATG GCTTCAGGATCGAAACATGACCACTAAAGATGCCTACCAGTATTTCGTACTGAAAGCTCAAGAAATCGCAATTTCAAAAAGTTGGACCCCTGTCAATTG GGAAGAAACCTTCAATACATTTGCTGCAAACCTTAATCCACAGACTGTAGTGCATAACTG GTTGGGCCCTGGTGTTTGCCCGAAGGCAGTTGCGAAGGGCTTCAGATGCATTTTCAGCAATCAAGGCGTTTGGTATCTTGATCATTTGGATGTCCCTTGGGATAGAGTGTACACTGCTGAACCACTAGAGGGAATAAATGATGTTCACAAGCAAGAGCTTGTGCTTGGAGGAGAAGTTTGCATGTGGGGTGAAACAGCAGATACATCAGTTGTTCAGCAAACAATATGGCCTCGAGCTGCAGCAGCTGCAG AGCGCTTGTGGAGCAGGAGGGAGGCTATATCCACAGGAAATATTAACTCAACTGCATTACCCCGGTTGCAATACTTCCGATGTCTCTTGAATAGGCGCGGGGTTCAAGCTGCCCCCATCACAAATAAGTATGCCCGAACCCCTCCAATTGGTCCAGGGTCATGCTATgatcaataa
- the LOC121246351 gene encoding metal tolerance protein 11 isoform X2, with translation MVEPVTLESDEERSLLAQPNCGDGSWRLNFDGVQLCREQREKKLPRGLHDCLGVLGPEDNVADYYQQQVEMLEGFNEMDALAERGFIPGMSKEEQEKLAKSETFAIRISNVANMALFAAKVYASVQSGSLAIIASTLDSLLDLLSGFILWFTAFSMQTPNPYQYPIGKKRMQPLGILVFASVMATLGLQIILESMRTLFSDDHFFDVITNIIGLIAALLAKYIDDWMDPVGAIVLALYTIRTWSLTVLENVNSLVGRSAAPEYLQKLTYLCWNHHKAVRHIDTVRAYTFGSHYFVEVDIVLPAGMPLQEAHDIGESLQEKLELLPEIERAFVHLDYEYTHKPEHAQAN, from the exons ATGGTGGAGCCAGTGACTCTAGAGAGCGACGAGGAGCGCTCGCTCTTGGCTCAGCCCAACTGTGGTGACGGGTCGTGGCGGTTGAACTTCGACGGGGTCCAGTTATGCCGAGAGCAGAGGGAGAAAAAGCTTCCTCGTGGCCTCCACGACTGCCTGGGGGTTTTAG GTCCTGAAGACAATGTGGCCGACTACTATCAGCAGCAGGTAGAAATGCTCGAGGGCTTTAATGAAATGGATGCTTTAGCAGAGCGTGGCTTTATTCCTGGGATGTCAAAG GAAGAGCAAGAGAAGTTGGCTAAAAGCGAAACATTTGCCATCAGAATATCAAATGTTGCAAACATGGCTCTCTTTGCAGCTAAAGTCTACGCATCTGTTCAAAGTGGTTCCTTAGCTATTATTGCATCCACACTGGACTCGCTTCTTGATCTTTTGTCTGGCTTCATCCTGTGGTTTACTGCATTCTCTATGCAAACACCCAACCCTTATCAGTATCCTATTGGAAAGAAACGTATGCAGCCATTG GGGATCCTCGTATTTGCCTCCGTCATGGCGACTCTTGGACTGCAGATTATCCTGGAGTCGATGCGGACACTATTCTCTGAT GATCACTTTTTTGACGTTATCACCAACATTATTGGACTAATTGCTGCTCTGCTTGCAAAATATATTGATGATTGGATGGACCCCGTTGGAGCTATCGTT CTGGCTTTATACACCATCCGTACATGGTCATTAACAGTGTTGGAGAATGTGAATTCCCTTGTGGGAAGATCAGCTGCTCCAGAATACCTTcagaagctaacttacctctGCTGGAACCACCACAAGGCCGTGAGGCATATTGATACGGTCCGGGCATACACCTTTGGGTCACATTACTTTGTGGAGGTTGACATAGTCTTGCCAGCAGGCATGCCGTTGCAAGAGGCTCACGATATCGGGGAATCCTTGCAGGAGAAGCTTGAGCTCCTGCCTGAGATAGAGCGTGCCTTTGTACATCTTGATTACGAGTACACTCACAAACCAGAGCATGCTCAGGCAAACTAG
- the LOC121246351 gene encoding metal tolerance protein 11 isoform X1: protein MVEPVTLESDEERSLLAQPNCGDGSWRLNFDGVQLCREQREKKLPRGLHDCLGVLGPEDNVADYYQQQVEMLEGFNEMDALAERGFIPGMSKEEQEKLAKSETFAIRISNVANMALFAAKVYASVQSGSLAIIASTLDSLLDLLSGFILWFTAFSMQTPNPYQYPIGKKRMQPLGILVFASVMATLGLQIILESMRTLFSDHEFNLTMKQEQWLVGIMLSVTLVKFLLVLYCRSFTNEIVKAYAQDHFFDVITNIIGLIAALLAKYIDDWMDPVGAIVLALYTIRTWSLTVLENVNSLVGRSAAPEYLQKLTYLCWNHHKAVRHIDTVRAYTFGSHYFVEVDIVLPAGMPLQEAHDIGESLQEKLELLPEIERAFVHLDYEYTHKPEHAQAN from the exons ATGGTGGAGCCAGTGACTCTAGAGAGCGACGAGGAGCGCTCGCTCTTGGCTCAGCCCAACTGTGGTGACGGGTCGTGGCGGTTGAACTTCGACGGGGTCCAGTTATGCCGAGAGCAGAGGGAGAAAAAGCTTCCTCGTGGCCTCCACGACTGCCTGGGGGTTTTAG GTCCTGAAGACAATGTGGCCGACTACTATCAGCAGCAGGTAGAAATGCTCGAGGGCTTTAATGAAATGGATGCTTTAGCAGAGCGTGGCTTTATTCCTGGGATGTCAAAG GAAGAGCAAGAGAAGTTGGCTAAAAGCGAAACATTTGCCATCAGAATATCAAATGTTGCAAACATGGCTCTCTTTGCAGCTAAAGTCTACGCATCTGTTCAAAGTGGTTCCTTAGCTATTATTGCATCCACACTGGACTCGCTTCTTGATCTTTTGTCTGGCTTCATCCTGTGGTTTACTGCATTCTCTATGCAAACACCCAACCCTTATCAGTATCCTATTGGAAAGAAACGTATGCAGCCATTG GGGATCCTCGTATTTGCCTCCGTCATGGCGACTCTTGGACTGCAGATTATCCTGGAGTCGATGCGGACACTATTCTCTGAT CATGAGTTCAACTTGACCATGAAGCAAGAGCAATGGCTTGTTGGCATTATGCTTTCTGTGACTTTGGTAAAATTCCTTCTTGTTCTTTATTGCCGCTCTTTCACTAATGAGATCGTCAAAGCTTATGCCCAGGATCACTTTTTTGACGTTATCACCAACATTATTGGACTAATTGCTGCTCTGCTTGCAAAATATATTGATGATTGGATGGACCCCGTTGGAGCTATCGTT CTGGCTTTATACACCATCCGTACATGGTCATTAACAGTGTTGGAGAATGTGAATTCCCTTGTGGGAAGATCAGCTGCTCCAGAATACCTTcagaagctaacttacctctGCTGGAACCACCACAAGGCCGTGAGGCATATTGATACGGTCCGGGCATACACCTTTGGGTCACATTACTTTGTGGAGGTTGACATAGTCTTGCCAGCAGGCATGCCGTTGCAAGAGGCTCACGATATCGGGGAATCCTTGCAGGAGAAGCTTGAGCTCCTGCCTGAGATAGAGCGTGCCTTTGTACATCTTGATTACGAGTACACTCACAAACCAGAGCATGCTCAGGCAAACTAG